Within Vicia villosa cultivar HV-30 ecotype Madison, WI linkage group LG1, Vvil1.0, whole genome shotgun sequence, the genomic segment gatccgctccccttgactatggcgggaccgcttttctactactTGGTCTGCGCCAGTAGGTGTTTGATTTACGAGCGAGACTTGTTTGTGTGATACTTTTGTTTGCATTTCTTTTCCCCATAGGTTGCTAGGCTATTTTAGacttgcaccctttgtatgataacataggtagcaacctttcccccttagcttaggttttcatCATGCattatttaaaacacaaaccaaactctttaattttcttttcttaagagcttgttatttccgttccattcccaagcgtaagactccaaagctcgagcagcggagtgtgaatgtaactcgctcacctaaaaaacacaaaacaaacaaaaattagttagctgagctacggtacctctaattcctcaaaaaggatacgtaggcagcggggtagggtccatgcgagtataattctttcttttccttacattttgcatgcatactAATTTAGTTtaggcgtagatttgttacacacccatagattagaCCATAAGCGTggatcccatcgagtacgatgggcacgaggggtgctaataccttccccttgtgcaaccgactcccttaccttcTTCTTTGGTCGTGAGATCGTTGTTTTGTTTCATGGTTTGCtgacattcccttccttttcaggataaatatgttagtgacgactctgttgattttcgcgGGTAGCGATAGATATGAACGTTATTATCATCTTTAATATTAGGGAAGAGATATATTtgctccaagagtaagtgttgaacacttactccaaatcttaaccattgatttttattaatctaacgattttaattgatcatttaatttaattatttttgaaaatatttttctatataaaaaattaattaaagtcgttagattaatgatgatcaatggttaagatttggagtaagtgttcaacacttactcttggagtaataTATTCCTCCTCTAAAAGAGGAGGGATAAATTTACTGTAAGAGTCAGGGGCGGTTTTAGCATAGGGCCACCTTGGGCAGTTGCCCATGCTCTTTAGTTGGCCCAAAAATTTTTTTgcgttaaaataaatgaaaatacaaaaaattcaaaggaaaaaaaaagaaaaaagggcaaaaaagaaaagaaaaaggaacacGCTCTGCAAGAGACCAAGCAAAAGCTCTGCCTTCAATCCTTCATCCACACCGCATCCCATAACTACCACCACCGCCGATTATTTTTGTATCCCACAACTACCACCACCGCCGATTATTTCCGCCACCACAGGTTTCTTCTTCAGATTTCTTAATCAATTTGTGTTAGATTATTGTTGTTGCATTTTTTGTTgttggaattttgagagaattaaTGCCCTAATTTGAGAAAGATTCATTCAAATctgaattttgatttggttgaAAAACTGGAAAAAAGTATAACAGGAAGAAGGAGAAGAATGAAAAGTGTTTGTTCTGATCCTAACTTTTGTAATACATAtctattgttatatttattttttatttgtttattcaaTTGATACGTGTCAATATGTTAGTGGTTGGAACTTAAGCTTTGAATTAGTCAAAATATTACTAACATCTTTGTTTTGCCATTACGTTCCTAGAATCCTAGTAATCTTTTTCCGTTTTTTGCATTGTATCTTTTTAGTTGATATTATTGTTCCTAGTAactatttatttatcatttatttttatttttttaaaaatgtaattGAGTTCTATAGAATTAGGATTTAAAAGTGTATTTTGAGAAATTTtaagaaattattttatttgtaaattttgtTGTCTTATCACATTGAAAATTTTTAAGAAACTATGTGCTATTACAACTTTGAGAAATATTAAGaaactatattattttatttgtaaaatttgttttcttattaCATTACTAATTTAACATTATTTAATTTCAGAGATTAAGAGATTTATGGTTGATAGAGCAAGTtttgagaatgtgaatgttgCGCAACATGAAGCCGAATTAGAACCACCGCCTAATATCGTTAATGAGTTTAATCCAAATGAAATTGTGTGTGATCCAGGTCGTAAGAAACAAATTAGTGAGTATGCTCCGGATATTCAAGACCAAGTGAGGAGGGCATATATATTGAAGGGTCCAATGCAACCAGATTTGTCAAGCTTTCCTCGTACTCCATTTGGAAGTGTTACAAGAGCATTTAGTAAATCATGGTATAAGAATTATACATGGTTAGAATACAGTGAGATCAAAGATGCggcttattatttttattgctttCTCTTTAAGCAACCCGGGAGGGCCGAGCACTTTGGTTTTGAAGTTTTCACTAAATGCAGATATAGAGATTGGAAGCATGCATCTCAAGGCTTGAAAGGTCACGTTGGTAGTCATAATAGTTTACACAACTCATGCGTCAAGCATTACgatgattataataatcaaagacaAAGTGTGGCAAGTAAGTTTTCTAAAGCAACCAAGGAATCAAAAGAATTGTATAAGATTCGTTTGACTTGTTCTGTAGATTGTTCAAGATATCTCATAGCACAAGGCATAAGGCATGGCTTCATCATTATCGTGCTGAGATTTTTTATGTTGCTATTAACAAAATATGCATGGAGATGGATCACCGCTTTAGTGAAGGAAATAATATTATCCTTGATTGTTTCCCATGTCTTGACCCCAAGAACTCTTTCtccaagtttgatgttgataagcTTGCCCGTCTTGCTGATATTCATCATGCAGACTTTTTTGATGATGATCGTGGAACTATAAGAGATCAACTCACTTACATTCTTCAAGTGAAAAGAAACGCTTCATTTTCCACTTGTGAAGATGTTCAATGTTTggctatgaagatggttcaaactAAAAAACATTTGGTATTTCCATTGGTTTACAAACTTATTGAGTTAGCTTTGATATTGCCGGTGTCGACATCATCCGTTGAAAGAGCTTTTTGAGCAAcgaagattatcaagtctaaattgcacAATAAGATCAACGATGAGTGGTTCAATGATTTGATGGTATGTTACACCgagcgggagatattcaagtcaattgatgatattga encodes:
- the LOC131648942 gene encoding uncharacterized protein LOC131648942, with protein sequence MVDRASFENVNVAQHEAELEPPPNIVNEFNPNEIVCDPGRKKQISEYAPDIQDQVRRAYILKGPMQPDLSSFPRTPFGSVTRAFSKSWYKNYTWLEYSEIKDAAYYFYCFLFKQPGRAEHFGFEVFTKCRYRDWKHASQGLKGHVGSHNSLHNSCVKHYDDYNNQRQSVISHSTRHKAWLHHYRAEIFYVAINKICMEMDHRFSEGNNIILDCFPCLDPKNSFSKFDVDKLARLADIHHADFFDDDRGTIRDQLTYILQVKRNASFSTCEDVQCLAMKMVQTKKHLVFPLVYKLIELALILPVSTSSVERAF